One window of Streptomyces sp. NBC_00273 genomic DNA carries:
- a CDS encoding aminoglycoside N(3)-acetyltransferase has product MTAPGRLQLAVQLRLAGVRPGMRLLVHSSLGGTGLRAELLRDALTGVLGPRGTLVVPAFTPENSKTSTAHLERIRGLDEAGVRNFRERMSPFDPASTPSQGMGSLAEAVRTVPGAARSAHPQTSFAALGADAERLCSGHRLESHLGEESPLGKLCWEGGQVLMINVGFSVCTAFHLAEYRIPKPPLRMYECVVKVNLPGSQRHRQEGEWTAYEDVALDDGDFAEIGDAFPDSRVRRGRVGGASTMLFSLPDAVDHALDWMTENRR; this is encoded by the coding sequence GTGACCGCGCCCGGCAGGCTCCAGCTCGCCGTGCAGTTGCGGCTGGCCGGGGTCCGCCCCGGCATGCGGCTCCTGGTGCACTCCTCCCTCGGTGGGACCGGGCTGCGCGCGGAGCTGCTGCGCGACGCGCTGACGGGCGTCCTCGGGCCGCGCGGCACCCTGGTGGTCCCGGCGTTCACCCCGGAGAACTCCAAGACCTCCACCGCCCACCTGGAGCGGATCCGCGGTCTGGACGAGGCCGGGGTGCGGAACTTCCGCGAGCGGATGTCCCCCTTCGACCCGGCGAGCACCCCGAGCCAGGGCATGGGTTCCCTGGCCGAGGCCGTCCGCACCGTGCCGGGCGCCGCGCGCAGCGCCCATCCGCAGACCTCGTTCGCGGCCCTCGGGGCGGACGCGGAGCGGCTGTGCTCGGGGCACCGCCTCGAGAGCCATCTGGGGGAAGAGTCACCCCTGGGAAAGCTGTGCTGGGAGGGCGGGCAGGTACTCATGATCAATGTGGGGTTTTCGGTCTGCACCGCTTTCCATCTCGCGGAGTACCGAATTCCGAAGCCCCCCTTGCGCATGTACGAGTGTGTGGTGAAGGTGAACCTTCCGGGGTCGCAAAGACACCGGCAGGAGGGGGAGTGGACCGCATACGAGGACGTCGCGCTGGACGACGGCGATTTCGCGGAGATCGGTGACGCGTTCCCGGATTCACGGGTGCGCAGGGGGCGGGTGGGAGGCGCGTCGACCATGCTCTTCTCCCTCCCGGATGCCGTCGATCACGCCCTTGACTGGATGACCGAAAACAGACGCTGA
- the fxsBH gene encoding radical SAM/SPASM protein FxsBH, inactivated beta-hydroxylase extension form: MTGLIAFREIVLKVHSRCDLACDHCYVYEHADQSWRARPKVISPEVISHTASRLAEHARDHALPSVTVILHGGEPLLAGPARLRLVCEEFTRALSGIAALDLRIHTNGLQLSSRYLDLFDEYGVRVGISLDGDRAANDRHRRFADGRTSHPLVLAAVALLRSEPYRHLYQGLLCTVDVANDPVAVLDALVELEPPRVDFLLPHATWETPPARPDGAPDAYARWLLRVFDHWDRLGRPVPVRLFESLLSTLRGGPSLTESLGLAPTDLVVVETDGTLEQVDSLKSAFEGAAATGFNVFDHAFDQVAAHPGVRARQLGLAGVSDSCRRCPVVRSCGGGLYTHRYRDRNGFDNPSVYCTDLRELVDGVEGRTAARETAPQLTDPAELARSQEELTRILLARLHADLAADPGWAHAWELLAAVERAGEAGTDALDAVLDHPFTRTWVLAALDAARDGEQDAPEAARRLTALAAAAVLRGGLDLPAEVAYRDGEVYLPTLGLLRLGEPGTEGRAALHVTAEGYAVRDGRAEHRFGPTAGDARWQPVRTWSPGPDAAPVALEDLDPYRNCFPRPPRLRLGAGETEEWRGRLDRAWALLHEAVPEFARAAATGLTTLTPLAGGPRAGGWGEAGRHGPGALGVPYAAGVRETALALLTGRRRTRLRALTEVTDLYALDGQWQHRSPWRERPVPVSRLLADVHERVAVEAYRRATATPEPGGSDRIHRALDRLSEAAELTVTGKSLVAELRYELKTVDA, encoded by the coding sequence ATGACCGGCCTGATCGCATTTCGCGAGATCGTCCTAAAAGTTCACAGCAGATGCGATCTTGCATGTGATCATTGCTACGTCTACGAACATGCAGATCAGAGCTGGCGGGCCCGGCCGAAAGTGATCTCCCCCGAGGTTATTTCGCATACCGCGTCCAGGCTCGCCGAACATGCCCGTGACCATGCACTCCCCTCCGTCACGGTGATTCTCCATGGAGGGGAACCCCTGTTGGCGGGCCCGGCCCGACTCCGCCTCGTGTGCGAGGAGTTCACCCGGGCGCTCAGCGGGATCGCCGCCCTCGACCTGCGGATCCACACCAACGGGCTCCAACTCAGCTCCCGTTACCTCGACCTCTTCGACGAATACGGCGTCCGGGTCGGCATCTCCCTCGACGGGGACCGCGCCGCCAACGACCGTCACCGCCGCTTCGCCGACGGTCGCACGAGCCACCCGCTGGTCCTGGCCGCCGTCGCACTGCTGCGCTCCGAGCCGTACCGCCACCTCTACCAAGGTCTGCTCTGCACCGTGGACGTGGCCAACGACCCCGTCGCCGTACTGGACGCGCTGGTCGAACTGGAGCCCCCACGGGTCGACTTCCTCCTCCCCCACGCCACCTGGGAGACGCCCCCGGCCCGGCCCGACGGCGCCCCCGACGCCTACGCGCGCTGGCTGCTGCGGGTCTTCGACCACTGGGACCGGCTGGGGCGCCCGGTACCCGTACGGCTCTTCGAGTCCCTGCTCTCCACCCTGCGCGGCGGCCCCAGCCTCACCGAATCGCTCGGCCTCGCGCCCACCGACCTCGTCGTCGTCGAGACCGACGGGACCCTGGAGCAGGTGGACTCCCTCAAGAGCGCCTTCGAGGGGGCCGCGGCCACCGGCTTCAACGTCTTCGACCACGCGTTTGACCAGGTCGCGGCCCATCCCGGGGTCCGCGCCCGGCAGCTGGGCCTCGCGGGCGTCAGCGACTCGTGCCGCCGGTGCCCCGTCGTACGTTCGTGCGGGGGCGGGCTCTACACCCACCGCTACCGCGACCGGAACGGCTTCGACAACCCTTCCGTCTACTGCACCGACCTGCGCGAGCTCGTGGACGGGGTCGAGGGCCGCACCGCAGCGCGGGAGACCGCGCCGCAGCTCACCGACCCGGCCGAACTCGCCCGGTCCCAGGAGGAACTGACCCGGATCCTGCTGGCCCGGCTGCACGCGGACCTCGCCGCCGACCCCGGCTGGGCGCACGCCTGGGAGCTGCTGGCCGCCGTGGAGCGGGCCGGGGAAGCGGGCACGGACGCGCTGGACGCCGTACTGGACCACCCCTTCACCCGGACCTGGGTGCTGGCGGCCCTGGACGCAGCCCGCGACGGCGAGCAGGACGCCCCGGAGGCGGCGCGCAGGCTGACCGCGCTGGCCGCCGCGGCCGTGCTCCGCGGCGGGCTGGACCTGCCGGCCGAGGTGGCCTACCGGGACGGCGAGGTGTACCTGCCGACGCTGGGACTGTTGCGGCTCGGGGAACCCGGCACGGAGGGCCGGGCCGCGCTGCACGTCACCGCCGAGGGGTACGCCGTACGGGACGGCCGCGCCGAGCACCGCTTCGGGCCCACGGCGGGGGACGCCCGCTGGCAGCCCGTGCGCACCTGGTCGCCCGGGCCGGACGCGGCCCCGGTGGCCCTGGAGGACCTCGACCCGTACCGCAACTGCTTCCCGCGCCCGCCCAGGCTCCGCCTCGGCGCCGGGGAGACCGAGGAGTGGCGGGGCAGGCTGGACCGGGCGTGGGCGCTGCTGCACGAGGCGGTGCCGGAGTTCGCGCGGGCGGCGGCCACCGGGCTGACCACCCTGACCCCGCTCGCGGGCGGCCCTCGGGCGGGCGGTTGGGGCGAGGCCGGGCGGCACGGGCCGGGGGCGCTCGGGGTGCCGTACGCGGCCGGAGTGCGGGAGACCGCGCTGGCGCTGCTGACCGGGCGGCGGCGGACCCGGCTGCGGGCGCTGACCGAGGTGACCGACCTGTACGCGCTGGACGGTCAGTGGCAGCACCGCTCGCCGTGGCGGGAGCGGCCGGTACCGGTGTCCCGGTTGCTGGCGGACGTGCACGAGCGGGTGGCGGTGGAGGCGTACCGGCGGGCCACGGCGACGCCCGAGCCCGGCGGCTCGGACCGGATCCACCGGGCCCTGGACCGGCTCTCGGAGGCGGCCGAGCTGACCGTCACCGGAAAGAGCCTGGTCGCGGAGCTCCGCTACGAACTGAAGACGGTCGACGCGTGA
- the fxsA gene encoding FxSxx-COOH cyclophane-containing RiPP peptide, with protein MNTSASPATSSVKAHRVPLGKIDVHTASAATTLGRVLPAESARPVQAPIFNSAL; from the coding sequence GTGAACACTTCAGCATCCCCCGCGACCAGCTCGGTCAAGGCCCACCGGGTCCCGCTCGGCAAGATCGACGTCCACACCGCGTCCGCGGCGACGACGCTCGGTCGCGTACTGCCGGCCGAATCTGCTCGTCCGGTTCAGGCACCGATCTTCAACTCCGCGCTCTGA
- a CDS encoding alpha/beta fold hydrolase — translation MRNQVRTADGRALTVERWGDPDGKPVFLLHGMPGSRLGPAPRGMLLYQRRMQLIAYDRPGYGGSDRHVGRTVADVAQDVAAIADALGLDTFAVAGRSGGAAGALACAALLPDRVTRTAGMVGLAPRDAEDLDWFAGMAASNVREYTTATTDPEELAARLIPRADGIRKDPGRLLDELRRELTDNDRLIVSDAGLRSMLLRNYREGLRHSAYGWIDDVLAFSRPWGFDPADIRCPVLIWHGELDVFSPVGHSRWLARRIPGATTNIVPAAAHFASLRALPDVLNWLLRDLPTPDLSEQQPA, via the coding sequence GTGCGCAATCAGGTGCGCACAGCGGACGGGCGCGCTCTGACCGTGGAGCGCTGGGGCGATCCCGACGGCAAACCAGTCTTCCTGCTGCACGGCATGCCCGGCAGCCGCCTCGGCCCGGCCCCCCGGGGCATGCTCCTCTACCAGCGCCGGATGCAGCTCATCGCCTACGACAGACCCGGCTACGGCGGCTCCGACCGCCACGTGGGCCGCACCGTCGCCGACGTGGCCCAGGACGTGGCCGCCATCGCCGACGCCCTCGGCCTGGACACCTTCGCGGTCGCCGGCCGCTCCGGCGGCGCCGCCGGCGCACTGGCCTGCGCCGCCCTCCTCCCGGACCGGGTCACCCGGACCGCGGGGATGGTCGGCCTCGCCCCCCGGGACGCGGAGGACCTGGACTGGTTCGCCGGGATGGCCGCGTCGAACGTGCGGGAGTACACCACCGCCACCACCGACCCCGAGGAGCTGGCGGCCCGGTTGATCCCGCGCGCCGACGGCATCCGCAAGGACCCCGGCCGGCTGCTGGACGAACTGCGCCGGGAGCTGACCGACAACGACCGCTTGATCGTCTCGGACGCCGGCCTGCGGTCGATGCTCCTGCGGAACTACCGCGAGGGGCTGCGCCATTCGGCGTACGGATGGATCGACGACGTCCTCGCCTTCAGCCGCCCCTGGGGCTTCGACCCGGCGGACATCCGCTGTCCGGTGCTGATCTGGCACGGCGAGCTCGACGTGTTTTCCCCCGTGGGCCACTCCCGCTGGCTGGCCCGCCGGATCCCCGGGGCCACGACCAACATCGTTCCCGCCGCCGCGCACTTCGCCTCCCTGCGCGCGCTGCCCGACGTACTGAACTGGCTGCTGCGCGACCTCCCGACACCTGATCTCAGCGAACAGCAGCCCGCGTAG
- a CDS encoding TetR/AcrR family transcriptional regulator, with protein sequence MAGAARRRDGQIAQERMLDEAMAAIAEDGLAALTMSALAERLGTSGGHILYYFGSKDRLLLEALRWSEEQLTGERRALLGRRVTAARKLDQFLELYLPEGPRDPRWTLWIELWARTASNQPLKAAQEEIDDSWQRDLEALLTKGVDQGRFAPMDVPERASELLALLDGLSTRVVLGQRGADRARALEQARSAAALLVPRT encoded by the coding sequence GTGGCGGGAGCAGCGCGGCGGCGCGACGGGCAGATCGCCCAGGAGCGGATGCTGGACGAGGCCATGGCGGCCATCGCCGAGGACGGACTGGCCGCGCTCACCATGTCCGCGCTGGCCGAACGCCTCGGCACCAGCGGGGGCCACATCCTGTACTACTTCGGCAGCAAGGACCGGCTCCTGCTGGAGGCCCTGCGCTGGAGCGAGGAGCAGCTCACCGGGGAACGCCGGGCACTGCTGGGCCGCAGGGTGACGGCAGCGCGCAAGCTGGACCAGTTCCTGGAGCTCTACCTCCCCGAGGGCCCCCGCGACCCGCGCTGGACGCTGTGGATCGAGCTGTGGGCCCGTACCGCCTCCAATCAGCCGCTGAAGGCCGCCCAGGAGGAGATCGACGACAGCTGGCAGCGGGACCTTGAGGCCCTGCTGACCAAGGGCGTGGACCAGGGCCGCTTCGCGCCCATGGACGTGCCCGAGCGGGCCTCGGAGCTGCTCGCCCTGCTGGACGGCCTGAGCACCCGGGTCGTCCTGGGGCAGCGCGGCGCGGACCGCGCCCGCGCCCTGGAGCAGGCCCGCTCGGCGGCGGCCCTGCTCGTACCCCGCACCTGA
- a CDS encoding purine-cytosine permease family protein, which translates to MGQQETADVDEVFRVETHGIDPIPDAERHGSAKDLFWLWFGSNLTFTYVINGALAVAFGLSFWQATAVVVIGGLSFFAISAAGLSGIRTGTATLVISRATFGVRGNFPAGVLNWVVSIGYTIVNTVVGTLALEVFFTEIGWQGGTVGRAVALLVTLALTFAVAMWGHATVQFAERWMAYVLAAGFGVLLLFVLPGTDTAAPAAAPGPSGWSLAFVVMLAGPFSYLPMPADYTRYLPRTTSLKSITWTGALGGFLSSVALGVAGVAAATQTDMTDAVAGAESLLPGWFQPLFLALVLGGSVTNSIITLYSSSLNLQVLGIPWSRARAIVISAAVTAAGSLAALFLTDFTTSLLSFLSLLIIVFAPWGGVFLADMLLRRCHYDADALHAGSAGAYWYRSGYHPAGITALLTGMTFSALTCDSELWTGPLVAPLGGADLTLLGSVVSGLTYGALTRRRVAAYAPAA; encoded by the coding sequence ATGGGACAGCAGGAGACAGCCGACGTCGACGAGGTGTTCCGGGTCGAAACGCACGGGATCGACCCGATTCCGGACGCCGAACGCCACGGCAGCGCCAAGGACCTCTTCTGGCTCTGGTTCGGCTCCAACCTCACCTTCACCTACGTGATCAACGGCGCCCTCGCGGTCGCCTTCGGGCTCTCCTTCTGGCAGGCCACCGCCGTGGTCGTGATCGGCGGACTCTCCTTCTTCGCCATCAGCGCCGCCGGACTCAGCGGCATCCGCACCGGCACCGCCACCCTGGTCATCTCCCGCGCCACCTTCGGGGTGCGCGGCAACTTCCCGGCCGGCGTCCTCAACTGGGTGGTGAGCATCGGCTACACCATCGTCAACACCGTGGTGGGCACCCTCGCGCTGGAAGTCTTCTTCACCGAGATCGGCTGGCAGGGCGGCACGGTCGGCCGCGCCGTCGCCCTCCTGGTCACCCTCGCGCTGACCTTCGCCGTCGCCATGTGGGGCCACGCCACCGTGCAGTTCGCCGAACGCTGGATGGCCTACGTCCTCGCCGCCGGCTTCGGCGTCCTGCTCCTCTTCGTCCTGCCCGGCACCGACACCGCCGCCCCGGCCGCCGCCCCCGGCCCCTCCGGCTGGAGCCTCGCCTTCGTGGTCATGCTCGCCGGACCCTTCTCGTACCTGCCCATGCCCGCCGACTACACCCGCTACCTGCCCCGGACCACCTCGCTGAAGTCCATCACCTGGACGGGCGCCCTCGGCGGCTTCCTCTCCTCGGTGGCCCTCGGCGTCGCGGGCGTCGCCGCCGCCACCCAGACCGACATGACCGACGCGGTCGCCGGAGCCGAGAGCCTGCTGCCCGGCTGGTTCCAGCCGCTGTTCCTGGCCCTCGTACTCGGCGGCTCGGTCACCAACTCGATCATCACGCTCTACTCCTCCAGCCTGAACCTCCAGGTCCTCGGCATCCCGTGGAGCCGTGCCCGGGCCATCGTCATCAGCGCGGCCGTCACCGCCGCCGGCTCGCTCGCCGCGCTCTTCCTCACCGACTTCACCACATCCCTCCTCTCCTTCCTCTCCCTGCTGATCATCGTGTTCGCCCCCTGGGGCGGAGTCTTCCTCGCCGACATGCTGCTGCGCCGCTGCCACTACGACGCCGACGCGCTGCACGCCGGCAGCGCGGGCGCCTACTGGTACCGCTCCGGCTACCACCCCGCCGGCATCACCGCCCTGCTCACCGGAATGACCTTCTCCGCCCTGACCTGCGACTCCGAGCTGTGGACCGGGCCGCTGGTCGCCCCGCTCGGCGGCGCCGACCTCACCCTGCTCGGCTCGGTCGTCTCCGGACTCACCTACGGGGCCCTCACCCGCCGCCGGGTCGCGGCGTACGCCCCGGCCGCCTGA
- a CDS encoding amidohydrolase codes for MARHPFPADLLLTGARIHTVDPDLPEAEALAVHDGRVVWVGPDAGAAAWAGPDTRRIDAGGKLVLPGFIDAHNHVRLGSDADCVQLAGVRTLEGIHERILAWRQANPDAGWIEAEAFDYSAIPGGRMPCAADLDPVTGDTPAIVLSYDVHTAWLNTAAMRRLGVSRDRTDLPFGTAAVDPETGEPTGFVKDFAIKGLSRDGHRALRELGVPWASTDRQYGRLAKSLDDAIGFGITTVVEPQNSLDDLELFERARSEGRLRSRIVAALFHPRGTGDAELDEFADAARRFAGDRLRVGPLKLYIDDVVEPRTAALLEPYTGCGAHRGETFYPAEEFAQLLAKLDARGFQCFVHATGDRGIRTVLDAVEHARTLNGPRDARHQVVHVECLDPADVPRFAELGVIACMQPRHCAPEIAGPGQDWAQNVGEDRWHKAWPMRSLHEAGAVLAFSSDWNVAEMDPMVGIYTAVTRRPLSGDGPAWQPAETVDAATAVYGYTMGSAHANFLEQERGSLTVGKVADFVVLSRDILTVPADEIPGTVAETVVVAGEVVHTA; via the coding sequence ATGGCACGCCACCCCTTCCCCGCCGACCTGCTGCTCACCGGAGCCCGGATCCACACCGTCGACCCCGACCTGCCCGAGGCCGAGGCCCTCGCCGTCCACGACGGACGCGTCGTCTGGGTCGGCCCGGACGCGGGAGCCGCCGCCTGGGCCGGCCCGGACACCCGGCGGATCGACGCCGGCGGCAAGCTCGTCCTGCCCGGCTTCATCGACGCCCACAACCACGTCCGACTCGGTTCCGACGCGGACTGCGTCCAGCTCGCCGGGGTACGCACCCTCGAAGGCATCCACGAGCGGATCCTGGCCTGGCGGCAGGCCAACCCGGACGCCGGCTGGATCGAGGCCGAGGCCTTCGACTACTCCGCCATCCCCGGCGGGCGGATGCCGTGCGCCGCCGACCTGGACCCGGTCACCGGCGACACCCCGGCGATCGTGCTCTCGTACGACGTGCACACGGCCTGGCTGAACACGGCGGCCATGCGGCGGCTCGGGGTCTCCCGGGACCGCACCGACCTCCCCTTCGGCACGGCGGCGGTGGACCCGGAGACCGGCGAACCCACCGGATTCGTGAAGGACTTCGCCATCAAGGGACTCTCCCGCGACGGCCACCGGGCCCTGCGCGAGCTGGGCGTGCCGTGGGCCTCGACGGACCGGCAGTACGGGCGGCTCGCCAAGAGCCTCGACGACGCCATCGGCTTCGGCATCACCACGGTGGTCGAACCGCAGAACTCCCTCGACGACCTCGAACTCTTCGAACGGGCCCGCTCCGAAGGGCGGTTGCGCTCAAGGATCGTCGCGGCGCTGTTCCACCCGCGCGGTACCGGCGACGCCGAGCTGGACGAATTCGCCGACGCGGCACGGCGGTTCGCCGGCGACCGGCTGCGGGTCGGCCCCCTGAAGCTGTACATCGACGACGTGGTGGAACCGCGTACGGCCGCCCTGCTGGAGCCGTACACCGGATGCGGCGCGCACCGGGGCGAGACCTTCTACCCGGCGGAGGAGTTCGCGCAGCTGCTGGCGAAGCTGGACGCCCGCGGCTTCCAGTGCTTCGTGCACGCGACCGGCGACCGGGGCATCCGGACCGTCCTGGACGCGGTGGAGCACGCGCGGACCCTGAACGGCCCGCGCGACGCCCGCCACCAGGTGGTCCACGTGGAGTGCCTGGACCCGGCGGACGTGCCGCGCTTCGCGGAGCTCGGCGTGATCGCGTGCATGCAGCCGAGGCACTGCGCGCCGGAGATCGCGGGCCCCGGCCAGGACTGGGCGCAGAACGTGGGCGAGGACCGCTGGCACAAGGCCTGGCCGATGCGGAGCCTGCACGAGGCGGGGGCGGTGCTGGCCTTCTCCAGCGACTGGAACGTGGCGGAGATGGACCCGATGGTCGGCATCTACACGGCGGTGACGCGCCGCCCGCTGTCCGGCGACGGACCGGCCTGGCAGCCGGCCGAGACGGTGGACGCGGCGACGGCCGTGTACGGCTACACGATGGGCTCGGCCCACGCCAACTTCCTGGAGCAGGAACGCGGTTCCCTCACGGTGGGCAAGGTCGCGGACTTCGTGGTCCTGTCCCGGGACATCCTCACCGTCCCGGCGGACGAGATCCCGGGCACGGTCGCCGAGACGGTCGTGGTGGCGGGCGAGGTGGTCCACACCGCCTAG
- a CDS encoding DUF1877 family protein, which yields MSDIGEYLRLTAQELERAGQDPTWAWNHIEDVREGEEFTEPPPTEARYHHTYVERSLYDLLLRRAGFPVDVSHGEERLSYEDPSERGYGYLTAERVRVAADALADLPYDRLAASADLDEMTRAGLCAPGHDAAATLAGARHLYEGLVEFFTAAARAQDAVLVWQE from the coding sequence ATGAGCGACATCGGGGAGTACCTGCGTCTGACGGCGCAGGAGTTGGAGCGGGCGGGGCAGGACCCGACGTGGGCCTGGAACCACATCGAGGACGTCCGGGAGGGCGAGGAGTTCACCGAGCCTCCGCCGACCGAGGCCCGCTACCACCACACCTACGTGGAGCGGTCCCTGTACGACCTGCTGCTGCGCCGCGCCGGTTTCCCCGTGGACGTCAGCCACGGCGAGGAGCGGCTCTCCTACGAGGACCCCTCGGAGCGCGGGTACGGGTACCTGACGGCCGAGCGGGTCCGGGTGGCCGCCGACGCCCTGGCCGACCTCCCGTACGACCGGCTCGCGGCCAGCGCCGACCTCGACGAGATGACGCGGGCCGGCCTGTGCGCCCCCGGCCATGACGCTGCCGCGACCCTCGCCGGGGCCCGCCACCTGTACGAGGGGCTGGTGGAGTTCTTCACCGCGGCGGCCCGCGCGCAGGACGCCGTGCTCGTCTGGCAGGAGTGA
- a CDS encoding AAA family ATPase, producing the protein MITTLAVENYRSLRKLVVPLGRLTVVTGANGTGKSSLYRSLRLLADSARGGAIAALAREGGLPSTLWAGPEKLARAVREGQQPLQGTVRSEPVSLRLGFSGDEFGYAVDFGHPVPVAGSLFALDPEIKRECTWAGPVLRPAALLSDRAGPAVRTRTADGGWHRTQNALRPYDSMLSELADPQLAPDLLALRELIRSWRFYDHVRTDAGAPARTSRIGTRTPVLAADGSDLPAALQTIREIGDHAALDEAVSAAFPGSRVSVTDRDGRFELELHQHGLLRPLGAAELSDGTLRYLLWTAALLTPRPPALMVLNEPETSLHPDLLAPLADLILTVSRDTQTVVVTHADPLAEALAAGSRRHRVDLQTITLVKEFGRTEVAGREGPLDEPLWYWPKR; encoded by the coding sequence GTCCCACTGGGACGGCTCACCGTCGTGACGGGTGCGAACGGAACCGGCAAGTCCAGCCTCTACCGCTCGCTGCGCCTGCTCGCCGACTCCGCCCGGGGCGGGGCGATCGCGGCCCTGGCCCGGGAGGGCGGGCTGCCCTCCACCCTGTGGGCCGGGCCGGAGAAGCTCGCCCGCGCCGTGCGCGAAGGGCAGCAGCCGCTCCAGGGCACGGTCCGCAGCGAGCCGGTCAGCCTGCGCCTGGGCTTCTCGGGCGACGAGTTCGGCTACGCGGTGGACTTCGGGCATCCCGTACCGGTGGCGGGCTCCCTCTTCGCCCTGGACCCGGAGATCAAGCGCGAGTGCACCTGGGCCGGGCCGGTGCTGCGCCCGGCGGCCCTGCTGTCCGACCGCGCGGGGCCGGCCGTACGGACCCGCACCGCGGACGGCGGCTGGCATCGTACGCAGAACGCCCTGCGCCCGTACGACTCCATGCTCAGCGAGCTCGCCGACCCCCAACTGGCCCCGGACCTCCTCGCCCTGCGCGAGCTGATCCGTTCCTGGAGGTTCTACGACCACGTCCGCACCGACGCCGGGGCGCCCGCCCGGACCTCGCGGATCGGCACCCGTACGCCGGTGCTCGCCGCCGACGGCTCCGACCTGCCCGCCGCGCTCCAGACGATCCGCGAGATCGGCGACCACGCGGCACTGGACGAGGCGGTCTCCGCGGCCTTCCCCGGCAGCCGGGTCTCCGTCACCGACCGCGACGGCCGCTTCGAGCTGGAGCTCCACCAGCACGGCCTGCTGCGCCCGCTGGGCGCGGCCGAGCTCTCCGACGGCACCCTGCGCTACCTGCTCTGGACGGCGGCCCTGCTGACCCCGCGGCCGCCCGCCCTGATGGTCCTCAACGAGCCGGAGACCAGCCTCCACCCGGACCTGCTGGCCCCGCTCGCGGACCTGATCCTCACGGTGAGCCGGGACACCCAGACGGTGGTGGTCACCCACGCGGACCCCCTCGCCGAGGCCCTGGCGGCCGGGAGCCGCCGGCACCGGGTGGACCTGCAGACGATCACCCTGGTCAAGGAGTTCGGCCGGACGGAGGTCGCGGGCCGCGAGGGCCCCCTGGACGAGCCCCTCTGGTACTGGCCCAAGCGCTGA